AGGAGTTTGACGCGCTACTGGAGCGCTATCCGGTATATCTCAGCGAGCCCATCGAGCCCAAGCCCGTAATGCAGCTGGACGACGATATGGTGGTGGCGATGCGCAAGATGCAGGAGATGGAGCGCATAGCCGAGGAACTGCCGGGGCTGGACTGCGGCTCCTGCGGTTCTCCCAGCTGCCGCACCCACGCCGAGGACATGGTGCGGGGCTATGCGACCGAGCAGGACTGCCTGTTCCGGCTGCGCGAGCGCCTGCTTGCCGTTACCAAGGAGCTGGCGGAGCTTTCGCGCACCACGGTGCGGCCGCTCAATGAAAATGAGAAGGAGGACGAGGATTATGACGATTGAGGCGCTGTGCACGCTGCTGGAGGCTCGCGCGCTCACCGAGGACTGCGACCTTGCGCGCGAGGTGACGAGCGGCTATGTGGGCGATCTTTTGAGCTGGGTGATGGCGCACGCGCCGGCGGATACGGCGTGGGTGACGGTGCAGACGCATTTAAACGTCATCGCCGTGGCGGCGCTGCTGGACATGGCCGCGGTGGTGGTGCCCGACGGCATCGAAATGGAGGCCGATTCTATTAGCAAGGCCAGAGAGGAGGGCATCGCGGTGCTCTCCAGCCCGCTTTGCGCCTATGAAATCTGCGCGCGGATGGGCAGGGCTGGG
Above is a window of Maliibacterium massiliense DNA encoding:
- a CDS encoding AraC family transcriptional regulator, which codes for MTIEALCTLLEARALTEDCDLAREVTSGYVGDLLSWVMAHAPADTAWVTVQTHLNVIAVAALLDMAAVVVPDGIEMEADSISKAREEGIAVLSSPLCAYEICARMGRAGLPGGKK